The DNA region GTCtcctaaagaaaaatatgggaacaaaacctttttttttcatagctgcaggaaagcagcaatCTTTTCAAAAAACTATAGTGGCAAAATGTTAATATGTTCCCTTATGAATTAGAAACAAAAGCACCTCTTGCTGGGAAATTTCTGGGGAAATTTGCTTAGTCTGGGATTAACACAGCTAATGAAAAACAACTGTAAGCATTGTGATAAAAATGTTCTTCTGACATGTGTAGTTTTTAAAGTAGCTCCTCAGCATATCTGGCTGGGGTGCTTAGGTGAGCAGAACTGTGGGTCATGGCTGAGTAGGAATAGTTAAAGCTCTAAACTTCAAACATTTGTGATTAAATTCTTAATAATTTCACTCTAATTTTGCTCTGATGGCCTTTCCTCAGATAAAAGCCATCAAAGCTAGAGCATCTTTAGTCTCTGAGATTTCAAGAGTGACTACATGGCCTCAAGATGCCTCATCATCATATTAATAAATAGCACCCAGAAAAATATCCCTTAATGACCATGGCTAAGCATAAAATCCCTTCCACTGCTTTTTGAGTTTAGTTATCTAGTTTCTAGCCATATAAATAAGAGGAAATTTCTCACAAATAAATCCTTTCCTTCAAAAGGACTGAATATAGTCACTGTCACTTCTTTTTGGGAACATTTTATGTTGTTAATAATTGACTAATATTTTCCATCCCACAAATTCATGCAGTGAAACCAGTTATTTTGCAGCTTTGTAAgtagacttttcttttttcctttaaagatgAGTATTTGGAATAAGAAATTTTATATCAGACTACAGCATGTAACATTAGCAGCAAACATGAGCACTCAAAATCCAGGAGTTATATATTTCACAAATATGGCCAGTTTCTGCAGTAAATTCTTGgaaaaattactgcatttcCCCCTTCTAACACTATAAATTAGTTGATTCAGGGAATTACATAAGTTATATTCAGGGAATATAAATTAATTCAGGGAATTCCTTATTCAGAAATGTGTATATTGTGAAACTAAGATTTCTTTTAGTTGAAAGTTTGCACTTGGAAACTTAAAATATCCATGATTAACTTGATCATAGGCCAGTTTGCAAAGGATACAGTATGTAATTTGACATCAGCTCTTAATTTTTGAATGTGTTGAGCAACTGAGTACatggttttttaaagtttcttgtCACTAACTTGCTCTTCTGTATATGAACCAGTTTGGTTTTGTCAAAAGGTaatcttttcccattttaatcAGGTAAAATTCTGGACAAGACAGTGGAAGAGGCCAATCCATCAGttgccctggagctgggaacgTACTGTGGCTACTCAGCAGTGAGGATTTCTCGGCTACTGAAGGCAGGAGCTCGACTGCTCACTGTGGAGTTCAACCCAGAATTTGCTGCTATAGCTAAACAGATGATTGAGTTTGCTGGAGTACAAGATAAGGTAAATACCATTTTTTACAGCAAAACTAGttagattttggttttgttttttttttccttgtaccCATGGGCCTTATAAATTTAACCAGCTTCATGCTTAGTTACAGTGCCTGACCTCTCCCAGCAGGACTTCACTACATTGCTTTCCAAAAACCAGAAGAATACTGGGTTTCTCAATATAAACTAAAAGGTGTCAAGACTAACTACAAAAAACTGAATCACGGTCCGATTTGTTACAAAAGGTCACAGGAATCAATTGTATTATGTGCAATGGACTTCAAATGAGAAGTATTTACCCAAATCTAGCTGGTCACAGTGCCCATATCTAAGTTTTGTGCAGTCAGAAGTGTCTTGACTCTCTATAGCTGGTTGAGATGCAGGTGTTTCCAGTCTATATCCCCCACCCAGGCTGGGGGATTCATGCCTGAGAAGTGCCTGTCTATTCAGCAGACATCTCACTTCAATGGAGCTGGAAACACTGGAGGAAATAAGTTCCACCAAGGGACCTTCTAATGTGTTTCTTAACTTCTTGAAGAGAACCTGAAGTACCAGTACATCTAAAACTGCATTTCCCCATCTGATTTTATCTCCTGATTATCTCTGAGTCATAAAACAGACATTTCCTTACcactttcttcctcctcctctcaggGTATGTGGTTCTTGCCTAACAAAAATCCAcgtgcagcagctgctttcagtTTAACAGTACTAACTCCAATAAACCTGTGAGGAAGATGTAACAGCCTCTGTCCtgtctcttccctctcctggcTATATAAATTTTACATACTGTAGCCTCCATCTTTTTTCTAACCTAACCTGTTCTCTGCATTTTTGCTTCCCTTGGACTACAAGAAAActacaactaaaaaaaaagtaattaaaatcaCTGTTTTCAACAGGAGATTTCCATGTTTCCAGTGAAGACACACATTatacaacaaaaacaacaggtcactttttctgttgtaaatttaaaaaccaataaaatccAAAACACCCAAATTTGTTTTTTGAAACTTAACTGAGTTGGtttgtcaaaaataaaaaggtacaTTTGACCTAACCCTGCCAAATAATTCAACTGACACAATATTGAGCTATAAACATGGTCCCTGATGCCTGGCTACAATTTAAAATGAGCTGGGAGCATGTGATTTTTTCTTAATGGTTCACAGCTCATCACATGGATTTGTATTTCAGGTAAAACTCCTAGAAGGCCCTTCAGAGGAAATTATTccccagctgaaaaaaaaatatgaagtggATACTCTGGATTTTGTCTTCCTGGACCACTGGAAAGACAGATACACACCAGACACCATCCTGCTTCAGGTCAGTTTGCACTATTCTAGTCTTAAAAGTAAAGCAGCAAATATCTTCACGTCTGTGAGGCCTCTATTCTTTATGAGGGACCTCATCTGATGTAAAATGAAGACTGGCAGCCAAAACTGCAGCCTTACAAGGAAAGAGGATTTGAAGGACAGGAGCCTAAACTTTTGTTAAGGACAACTACCAACACTACATAGCTCAGGACTCAGTGAGTACTGCTGAACCCTTCTATTTCCTGAACATACAGGTGTGCAGTAGAAATCCTACCTGGAGGAGTACACGGCCTGAGTCTTGCACTCCCAGGAGTGTGTGCAGGGTCACCAACCAGAGCACTTGACCCAAAGCCCATCCTGATCCTGGGAGCAGGTGAGACCTGGGACCTGCATATCCCAGCTCCACCTCTCTAATTTCCTCAGTACCCCTTTTTTTTGCCTGGGTCtgtggtgccagcagagcctctTGATGAAATACTATTTTGGTAGCATGGAGTATGACTTGTCTTGGAATCCTTACACTCCACCTAATTAACTGGCTGCAAAGCAATGTTAAAAAGAGTGCAGACTGCTCCAGCCAGGCACTTCCTAGGGAAATGCTGTCCAACTCTATGTCCAGCCCCAAATGTGTAAAAATTATGCTTATTTCTTCCCAAACTGCCTTGACCATTACTGTGGGTATTACAAAATAAGTTGGCTCtaacagcagcaggcagaggcaaAGGACTTCTGGATAGGAAGGTATTTTCAAGTGTTAACTGAGATTGACAACATCTGTACCTATCAGCACAGCACATACAGATGCTCTCCTAGCTGACAGAATTTTCTACAACTGCCTGCTTTTACGGAAGTGccatttttcaattattttcttcacaaataaATCCACTTTTTTGAGCCTGCCTCTTAGATGGAGAACCTGCCAAATACTTCCTGACCCCTGCCTGAGGATTACAACACTATTTTCTGACCCAGCCTCCctgtttttttagttttaagcCCTGTCCTCCAGAAGGCTGcttgaaaaggaaatttgttTGGGGTTATGAACAGTTAGTATTGAATTTACACAGCAGTAGCTGAAGAAAATGTTCCCTCTGTACAGTTATTTTGTACTCAGAGAATGCTTTCTTTTAAACTGCCTGTGTAAGGATGACTGAGCTCTTTCCACAGTGCATCCTTATCAGAACTTAGCCTCACAACACAGCCAAAGCAAACAGACGGTTTAGTTCCATGGTAGTGGTCAGTCTGATGCAACTGTGATACAAAGTTGCAAAAAAACTCCCGTGAAGTTAAGAGGAGAAAGACAAAGACAAGATCCTAAGATTTTCTCGGATGTCACAAACTTTCTAAAATGTATTCTCAGCAGGTATTGCAGTATGAATAGTGAATATGAATTTATTCAGATGAAATATGTATATATTGGAAGTGGTCCAGACAAAAAAAGCCAGACATGAAGAGCATCTGAAATCCTGATGACCAGTGGAAAATCCAATATGTTGTCTCTTCTAAGCTTCTGTAAGCTGTGCAATAGAAACAGACTGGAGGGTATTTGGTGTGTCTCTAAAATCACTTCTACTGTGCTGACTGGTGTTCAGTCCCCAGAGGCAAGAGCAGTAAGCTCAACGGCTTCTGCAGGACACTCATCAACAGAGCTGCTCTCATGGACTGGGAGTGACAAAAAACACCACATGTTTTGGCTACAGCTACTGCCTGTAACCACAGGATAACAACAAGCTGTTTTAAAACAGCTGGTAAGCCCAGATAAGCACTTCTTCTAGACAAAAAATACCAGTAAAAATTAGGTTTTTAGATTTATTGAGGATAAACATTGCACTTGAAGTGACTACTGCAAGTTAGTTGTGTCTTGTGGATATTCGTCAGAGGGATCTCCGTTGTGCAAAAACCTCGTTTCATGCCCAGATCCCAAACAAAATGGCAGGAAGTTGTTcaagatgaaaggaaaacaagcacagaaaatctTTCATTCTTTTAGCAGTTCTGGAGTCTGACTGAGTCTGGCCAGAGCAGTACATGCTACTCTCAGGTGACCTAAAGAGCTACTACAGCAGTTTAATGCCGTATTAAAGAAGTTTTTAAACACGAGGCATTGACAGCCAAAACAAAGCCACCTTACTGATCATGTAGACATAGCTGGAAAAAAACTGAGGAGCAAAGCACACACTTCCACTTGATTTGATATTTCAGAATCAGCATCTAATGTTGTactaataaacagaaaaatttggCAAATGACCACAAAGGATCAAGAATTACTCAGCTTCTCCTATGTCTCTCTGACCTTGCAGACCTGTACCACAATGGGTTTTTGGATGCAGGCACTCAAGTATACCTGGGTAACATGAAAGTACATTACATTCAAGCCAATGTCTGCTTAACAGCCACTATGAAgccatttctcttctttctagGAATGCAACTTGCTGAGGAAGGGCTCAGTTCTTCTGGCTGACAATGTAATTTTCCCAGGAGCTCCAGATTTCCTTAACTATGTCCGCAAGAGCCCCCATTTCCAATGCACTAACTACCCATCTCATCTGGAATATATGCAAGTGGAAGATGCTATGGAGAAGGCTGTGTTTTTGGGATAAAGATAATCATTAATAATCaacttttgtttcaaatgaTGTAAATGCAACTGCACAGGTTAACTTGTCCATGctttacaggtttttttaattattatttttttattttggcgCTTGTAATTAAACAAGCACTAATGATCTTTTTAGGTGAGGTAGAAACCAGAATATGGACTAAGTTGGGTCTGTGCCATTGTTCCACATTAACTCAGCAAACCCAAGGTGATGCACATTGCCTTGCCTTGACCAACACATCATCAAACAACAGTCTGTCATTTTGAGCTCAACTTGACCAACCACAATTTGGGTTTAGGGTGGAGAAATACTCTGCAACTTCTGAAGAATTGTGTCCCCAAGCTAAACTCATTAATCATTAgcaagagtgaaaaaaaaaaatccatgttgCAAGAAAAGACCATTTCATATGCCCTGTTTTTGCTAAATTACTGGCATGCCTCTTGATGCAGTGAAGGCTCCTATTGTGAGATCAGATACTTCTCTGTGCATTTACTGCAAAAGTTAATAATCTCTATGTGAGAGAAAAGAGCACACACTGAAAGAAGGCAGACCCATGCAGTGATgagaacaagaaaacagaattttgaaaacacataaaacaaataaaattattaatctgCCCATGCAGAGGCAGGGAAAACTGAAGTAGtaaacagattaaaataaatatagtgACAGGTAACAAAAGGAGCAGACTCTTTCCAAAAGAACACAAAAGTACATTGTATTTGACTTTGATGAAATGCTGGTTTTCCCCTCATTATCCTGTACATACATAGTAGGTGCTTTTAGGAGCAGGGCAAGCTGCTTATTCTGAAATGCTGGATATGTTTAAGATGCTGTATAGAAATAAAGTCCAGAGAGAATGGGTTCTAGCAGGTGGGTCCTGCGTGCCCTGGTTAACCTCAGTGCTGTTACACCATGTGAATAGTGTGGGTCGTCATTGAGAAGATTCAAAGCCAAATACGAAGTCTCTAACTCACCTGAACAATGCAGAAATCCAGTGGCATTTCCTAGCATGTCCTGCTGTGATTATATAAGGCAGCAACAGTcacatttctaaataaaaagtaagaaaCAACAAAGCAAGGGCGTGacttttaatgttttccaaTGAATTCTGTACTGCACGTAAGGCTTCCAGACATGAAACAGACACAGAAAGATCCAACAGCTGAAAATCAGAGTGAAAATCAAGGACAACCATTGTTGTCTTTCCCAGTATGAATTCTTTCAAGCCTGTTATGAGTTTCTTCCTTGTATAGCCCACCTTACTGCAGTGGTCCCTCCCCTGgcctgtgtgctgcagaaaaTCCACCTCCAGGACACTACTAAGGAGCAGAGGATCaccaaaagaaaaccagaatggGCTAAGGTGATAGAATCAGTTTAGAAATGGACCAAGCAAACCATGGCAACCCAGCCAGTTTGTAAAGTGTGCATTTCACGAGGACAGGAAAAGGCAACACTATCAGAGTTTTCCTGACAAGGTAACTGTCGTATCATGAAAGACACAAGATTTCCTGTACTGGGTTAGATTATGCAGAAGCAGCCTCAGGTGACTCTGTTGTACTGTTCTGTATAGAGCCAACACTGAGTTCTAACATCTCCATCTTGTACTGAAAGTCAGTGATTAGTTCTGTAACATTGCTCTGCAGCACGTCATCTTGGTATTCACCTCAACTCCAAGTTATTGGACCAAAGTCCTTCAGGTGGTTGGAAGCAATTTTTGCAAAATTTGCAATGCAAAATAATCTCCAAGTACATTTATTGGCATATACAAGTTTGTAGGGAAAACCGGAAAATTTAGATACATACAGTGGACCAGAAAATTTGTCTGTGTATCTAAAGCCTTGACTCCAAAGAATCCTTGCTTGTGTTTAGCCCTAAACATCTTTGCACTCAACAGACACTCCTGTCACAGCAGGGCACATCACACAGGCTGATGAGCAAAACAGTCTCAGAAGGATGAGTAAGAGTAAACAGGTAGACTCTTCTGCACTTTACAATAGAGGATCAGAATAATGGCCAAAATTACTGTTCAAGAGACTGTCAAGAAGATTAGGAAAGGTGGGAACCTGTAGAGTGGATATTTCAAAAGATGCAGTAGTGAATAATGTATTTGTAATACATATGGCAAATATAACAGCCACCTTTTAGcataaaaaagtattttaattcattAGAAAGCATCTCCTACATGgcaaactgtaaaaataaacacaatgtATGTTCTATCAGAATATTTGCAGAATTCCATATGTATGAAAAAATTTTCCACTTCACTACATTTTTGAAATGCTCTTAATTATTGGTGGCAagggatgaaaagaaaaaagccagaCTCAGTTTGCATGACTGACAATtagaaaaaaggcttttggTCAGTTGAACAAATATGATCTGGAGTCACTGACACATAAATGTGAAATATTCCAGGGAAAAGAGGcagttttcaaaacaaagtcACACTTTGAAttctgggagaaggaaaaagcagacaGTGGATCTTCTAAtttgaacatattttaaaaaacctacGGAGTGTTACTGCAACATCAGCCTATTACAGTTAGAAAACACAACCTAAGCTTGCACAAACTGTGTATGGAATGGTGCATGTGGAGCATGTGGAGTGCCCATGAGAGTGGACAACTGATAGAAAGTTCCCAAGGGGAAAAACTCCCCTAAAGCGACAAACACACATCTCTGCAAATTCTCACAGCTCATGTCAGAAACGGATGATCTCACTAAATACTGGTAATTTACACCTATTCTCCAGATGACAGTTACTGTCTAGCTTGTCTTAGTGATTCAGGCAGTACGTGAGAGTGAGGTCTGGTTTCTGCCAGAGCCTCTTTGTTAACTCAAAGGGACATGATACTGTCTTTCAAAATATTGTACAAGAAAGAAGGAGGATTTAAGAGGTAGTCAAACATAGCACTACTGACTTTTGCATAACAGCACCCATGGAAGCGATCCTTCCATCAGAATTTACTTGCCCGAGTACAGAGCAGGGTACAGGAGCCactgcctctgcctcctcccaccGGCATGAAGAAGTGAAAAGCAGCTCACTGGAGAATTCTGAGCAATGAGTCAAACTAAATGCAGTAAAGGGAACATACAGAAACCCCTACAAGAGCAACAAGAAGAGAGAAACCTCTGAGATCCCAACTCTCCCAacccagcagggcagtgatgTGTCCTTACTTGGCTGAGCAGTCAATCAGGAATCAGTTATAAGGTACCTTACAAGTAACAGCTATGAttgctgtgcacacacacacattgaaCAGAGTACCAGAGTTTCAGTCTTTGCCTCTGTCTCTACACCTCTGTCTCTACAGCTCAGTTAATGACATTATAAAGCACCTTCCTGTTTTAAAAGATCCCCCATCAGCTTGTACCAGATCAAgatcctggcactgctgggcttaAGAGACCTTCAAAGAAAGACACTGGGGAGGGGACCCTTGAGGACAGAATATTACCCCAAGACACTGCTGAAACCTGTAACAGATGAGGACTGTGATATTTCTTGCCCACTGTTACCAGATTAACCTTTCACCTGCAGGACTCACCACTTCTGTTTGCCCAACCTGTGATAAGCTGGAAATGAAGTCATTTTGACAGCTATAAAATGTCAGTTGTAAAAACAACGTATTTGTTTTAGCTCAGTACCTTACCTACAGCATCTGCTATTCATTGCCATATTAGTGCACtcacaaagggaaaataaggTTCCTCACTGCAGTGGAAGAACGATGACACCGAGCTGCAGGATGCTAAGTCCAGGAGCCCACTGTATCCTCCAGCTGCAAGAACAGATTCAGAGATGATTTTACAAAACACCTGGGGATGCatttaaaacatctgaaataagGAGGGAAGGTAAGCTGGAGATGACATTCCAAGCTCTGTTTGCAAACATTTGCATATGAACAAAACCTTACAGTGCTGTGAATAGTACAATCAGGAATTCTCCTATGGCAAACTCTTACTGGCAATGATTCATCAACCTTTCACTCAGAAAACCTGACCTCCATTTTCTAAGACCTTGCAGAACATTCTGTGGAGATTTATCAGGTTTTGTCAGGCTTCATGAAGGTATGGTGGTGATTATGATGTGTTTAGGTGTGCCAGTCACTGATCTCACAAACACAGATGGGGCAGTCCTCAAGAGAATGAATATCTGTTGGCTGTTACCTTAAATACATGGGTGACTCTTCATTATCCGGATTTTCTTCCATTCCACAGTACCAAATGTAAGTTATTTGGCACATCCTCAAAGTAACAATTTCTCATGTCAACCAAACCTCATACATTGCTACAATTTGGTTTTCTTACAGACATTTCAGAAACGTGCAATCTTTGTAAAGTTACATAGATTTTATGACTTAGTTGAGAAAGGTTAGTAACTTTGCAAATGGAAAAGCTATCAGCAAGTTCTGTGCTCACAGACATGCTGGCCCTTGAACAGTGATGCAGAtgtttttcccacagaaatatGCTTGtatattgaaaaaaacaaaaaaccccatgatcTACAGTCCAGGGTCATGCTACAACTCCAGCATATGGCAATGAGTCAAAAATGTTCAGCTTTACTCATTTATAGGATATTTCAATTGCCTCTCATTACCACTGACCTTTTGCTGACACAGAGTATTGACCTGAGCTAGGGATGAATAATCCCCTGCCACAGAAGA from Camarhynchus parvulus chromosome 15, STF_HiC, whole genome shotgun sequence includes:
- the COMT gene encoding catechol O-methyltransferase isoform X3, translating into MLESSSVPLFSVFILLLILLLIVLLIRKNATAALIWNEIIREKVTNFIMNQSKEQRILNFVLQNAVRGDPCSVLDTIDKYCSQKEWAMNVGDEKGKILDKTVEEANPSVALELGTYCGYSAVRISRLLKAGARLLTVEFNPEFAAIAKQMIEFAGVQDKVKLLEGPSEEIIPQLKKKYEVDTLDFVFLDHWKDRYTPDTILLQECNLLRKGSVLLADNVIFPGAPDFLNYVRKSPHFQCTNYPSHLEYMQVEDAMEKAVFLG
- the COMT gene encoding catechol O-methyltransferase isoform X1, with translation MSPERKTARPRWAAVTALCYRQHKVVPHVEMLESSSVPLFSVFILLLILLLIVLLIRKNATAALIWNEIIREKVTNFIMNQSKEQRILNFVLQNAVRGDPCSVLDTIDKYCSQKEWAMNVGDEKGKILDKTVEEANPSVALELGTYCGYSAVRISRLLKAGARLLTVEFNPEFAAIAKQMIEFAGVQDKVKLLEGPSEEIIPQLKKKYEVDTLDFVFLDHWKDRYTPDTILLQECNLLRKGSVLLADNVIFPGAPDFLNYVRKSPHFQCTNYPSHLEYMQVEDAMEKAVFLG
- the COMT gene encoding catechol O-methyltransferase isoform X2, translating into MKMLESSSVPLFSVFILLLILLLIVLLIRKNATAALIWNEIIREKVTNFIMNQSKEQRILNFVLQNAVRGDPCSVLDTIDKYCSQKEWAMNVGDEKGKILDKTVEEANPSVALELGTYCGYSAVRISRLLKAGARLLTVEFNPEFAAIAKQMIEFAGVQDKVKLLEGPSEEIIPQLKKKYEVDTLDFVFLDHWKDRYTPDTILLQECNLLRKGSVLLADNVIFPGAPDFLNYVRKSPHFQCTNYPSHLEYMQVEDAMEKAVFLG